Proteins encoded in a region of the Fibrobacter sp. UWR4 genome:
- a CDS encoding adenylosuccinate synthase, with amino-acid sequence MANRVVIGSQWGDEGKAKVVDFLTLDANIVVRFQGGANAGHTVEVGDKKFVFHLIPSGIMHDDKICVIGNGVVLDPIQTLAEIADLHTKGINPEGHLFIADNAQVVLPYHSALDKAKEKKAGKAAIGTTGRGIGPCYSDKVNRIGVRVGDLMDERELRPRVEAMAKVHNEEFKVMYDVPEIDPEVVIKDYLELGQKIKPFVRDTSALLFKAVKEGKKLVFEGAQGTILDVDQGTYPYVTSSNTVAGYASCGAGIGPTAIDQVVGVVKAYTTRVGNGPFPTELLDEMGETLRKIGNEYGATTGRNRRCGWFDAPVVRKAAIVNGLTHLAITKLDVLDTFDTIKICTHYECDGEKIEVFPNQLSKVGRCVPVYEEMPGWKCDTTKCRKMEDLPENAKKYLNRMAELVGVKIGMISIGAKRDQSIIVDMD; translated from the coding sequence ATGGCAAATCGTGTTGTAATCGGCTCCCAGTGGGGTGACGAAGGTAAGGCCAAGGTAGTTGACTTCTTGACTCTGGACGCAAATATCGTTGTGCGTTTCCAGGGCGGTGCAAACGCCGGCCACACTGTGGAAGTAGGTGACAAGAAGTTCGTGTTCCACCTGATTCCGTCTGGCATCATGCACGACGACAAGATTTGTGTTATCGGTAACGGCGTTGTGCTGGATCCGATTCAGACTCTCGCAGAAATCGCTGACCTCCACACCAAGGGCATCAACCCGGAAGGTCACCTGTTCATTGCTGACAACGCTCAGGTGGTGCTGCCGTACCACTCTGCTCTTGACAAGGCCAAGGAAAAGAAGGCTGGCAAGGCTGCTATCGGTACTACCGGCCGCGGTATTGGCCCCTGCTACAGCGACAAGGTGAACCGTATCGGTGTTCGCGTTGGCGACCTCATGGACGAACGTGAACTTCGCCCCCGCGTCGAAGCTATGGCTAAGGTCCATAATGAAGAATTTAAGGTCATGTACGATGTTCCGGAAATCGATCCGGAAGTCGTCATCAAGGATTACCTGGAACTGGGCCAGAAGATCAAGCCTTTCGTTCGCGATACTTCCGCTCTCCTTTTCAAGGCTGTGAAGGAAGGCAAGAAGCTGGTGTTCGAAGGCGCTCAGGGTACCATTCTTGACGTGGACCAGGGTACCTACCCGTACGTGACCTCCAGCAACACTGTGGCTGGTTACGCAAGCTGCGGCGCAGGCATTGGCCCCACCGCTATCGACCAGGTTGTTGGTGTTGTTAAGGCTTATACCACTCGCGTTGGTAACGGTCCGTTCCCCACTGAACTTCTGGACGAAATGGGCGAAACTCTCCGTAAGATCGGTAACGAATACGGTGCGACCACCGGCCGTAACCGTCGTTGCGGTTGGTTCGATGCTCCGGTGGTCCGCAAGGCTGCTATCGTTAACGGCCTCACTCACTTGGCTATTACCAAGCTGGACGTTCTGGATACTTTCGACACCATCAAGATCTGCACTCACTACGAATGCGATGGCGAAAAGATCGAAGTGTTCCCGAACCAGCTGTCCAAGGTCGGTCGTTGCGTGCCGGTTTACGAAGAAATGCCGGGCTGGAAGTGCGATACTACCAAGTGCCGCAAGATGGAAGATCTTCCGGAAAATGCTAAGAAGTACCTGAACCGTATGGCAGAACTGGTTGGCGTGAAGATCGGTATGATTTCTATCGGTGCTAAGCGCGATCAGAGCATTATCGTTGACATGGACTAA
- a CDS encoding PASTA domain-containing protein: MNKLKNILNKVRKAAASKALLIWAVSVVVLVFAVDNIIMPAFSGAFASTGAVPNLEGMDPATAEKTLADAGFKFEWLEEGRYNSTIPAGKVLVQMPAAGRTAKLGRTVRLTKSLGLREVEIPDLRGKSQKQASISLSRAGLVQGETVKGAHASIPRGVVIRTVPEAGEKVRVGDTVKVVISAGATTGKVLLPDFAGQQLDDIYAQLESLGFKLGKVTRKKDSEGLRPGTILETSPKSGDYLTPGYKVNFVVVD; this comes from the coding sequence ATGAATAAATTAAAGAATATTTTGAATAAAGTCCGTAAAGCAGCGGCTTCCAAGGCCCTGTTGATTTGGGCTGTTTCTGTCGTGGTGCTGGTTTTTGCTGTAGACAACATTATTATGCCTGCATTCTCTGGTGCCTTTGCAAGTACGGGCGCAGTTCCTAACCTGGAAGGTATGGATCCGGCTACTGCAGAAAAAACTCTTGCCGATGCAGGATTTAAGTTTGAATGGCTGGAAGAAGGCCGTTACAATTCTACAATTCCTGCAGGAAAGGTCCTGGTGCAGATGCCTGCAGCAGGTCGCACGGCAAAACTTGGCCGTACGGTTCGCCTGACTAAGAGCTTGGGCCTTCGTGAAGTGGAAATTCCGGATCTTCGCGGAAAGAGCCAGAAACAGGCTAGCATTTCCTTGTCTCGTGCAGGCCTTGTTCAGGGGGAAACTGTTAAGGGCGCTCATGCTAGCATTCCTCGCGGCGTAGTGATTCGTACTGTTCCCGAGGCTGGCGAAAAGGTTCGCGTTGGCGATACCGTCAAGGTTGTGATTTCTGCGGGTGCTACTACGGGTAAGGTTCTCCTTCCGGATTTTGCAGGCCAGCAGCTGGATGACATTTATGCTCAACTGGAAAGCCTTGGCTTTAAACTGGGCAAGGTTACCCGTAAGAAGGATTCCGAAGGTCTTCGCCCGGGGACTATCCTTGAAACTTCTCCCAAGTCTGGCGACTACCTGACTCCTGGTTATAAGGTTAACTTCGTAGTTGTGGACTAG
- a CDS encoding copper resistance protein NlpE N-terminal domain-containing protein — protein sequence MSIFHARSFLSGVAVLMAALFVSACSEEKKEPLPDLPPIELPKDVPALYSGSLPCDDCKARMVQMTLKEDMSVVAVQTIIKETSVMDTLKGTYVVTDSTIKVSLSDNSTHWDFKRIGSGNLSYMTSAGTVYEDADGMTADFIKIYRPVSKKVAE from the coding sequence ATGAGTATTTTTCACGCCCGTTCTTTTTTGAGTGGGGTGGCTGTCTTGATGGCTGCCCTATTTGTGTCAGCCTGTTCCGAAGAAAAAAAGGAACCTCTTCCGGATTTGCCGCCTATCGAACTTCCGAAGGATGTGCCGGCACTTTATTCGGGTTCGCTTCCTTGCGATGATTGCAAGGCCAGGATGGTGCAGATGACGTTGAAGGAAGATATGTCCGTAGTCGCTGTCCAGACGATTATCAAGGAAACTTCCGTGATGGACACCTTGAAGGGAACTTATGTAGTGACGGATTCTACAATCAAGGTTTCCCTCTCCGATAATTCCACCCATTGGGACTTTAAACGCATTGGTTCTGGAAATTTGAGCTATATGACAAGTGCCGGAACTGTTTATGAAGATGCGGACGGCATGACTGCCGATTTCATCAAGATCTATAGGCCTGTTTCCAAAAAGGTTGCTGAATAA
- a CDS encoding FG-GAP-like repeat-containing protein, with product MKKFLNLFLLMAFFLAPAAFAVDTLEVFAMRVQFAKESPDNSLTTGLGIFDSDSSHKKDYKLDPTGRRGSASYWKKHFEFANSYFKTASHGNLVIKYRIFPEGGSNAYELKKQIIDYNRTSKLKGEKTAEFDEARSRDYLQFVYDAVMAAHKPGDSPFEIPLSENPNTKRAFMIIHAGASRLVDGGSMGTNHADTPADFMDVYISSDVWEYLPTDQDFVPTVQDTVKDRNGRDSVRTVANGIVLEGATIDTLRSIMVVSETASQDGLNWGVNGILVNQIARELGLPNTYDVVKGISRLGYYDLMDFAGYNAGNGFLPAMPAAWERAYMGWSKVKEVRPTAGKAVTVDVVAAGSSEEGVEIVKVPLNASEYLLIENRQRSWNKDGTVSVTTGESDDGDETDMTTVPVDSLHLVFEDSVCVKGKCSVNKNKASGIILDVSSFDAGIPASGIVVWKVNEWFLRENLQYGVANFWGGDTLRDHQFGISMVESDGVLSIGKTFKNALGEDTYDYGAGTDLLPHQRIADSSSSKKYDVVDFIGATGYANTMTTQGGYTGIKISVAVPEDARKEKTSNAFLGDSVVNYGALKLSVTISIDDGSIDGSQFPREIGLNSAVRGAVFVNHPDQDGEKIVVVGAEDGTLQAFSALGDTLFDADSVVKKIELSDKKMEKDIPLYRVAPSSGSLKGLVSDGKYVYSLHDGKLVRTKFETGLSLQETLDLPKGEKSSLMIVNGKLWFGIDADVYSVSTEKFDKVSKEVSIAAGHVSDLAYCGSGEGFYGLAIASDDGHVIAYDTKENSIGVNVKDPVVRLACTDLDRDGTSEVVAVGSRGNVAAISRKDGKVLWTKNYKRGAAGSSGLKDETSGIALGDINNDGYPEIVFLGDNLVYALDRFGLPLSSFPAVISRGSPVYGFFSDPLIVDVTGDDVPEILVSSSDGLVYAFTGKGKQVTEQFPLSAGCFEYAETVSDLQPMSIFVTDAVPSKKSKGPEIYALHRSSLTALRLQKASEDASESAAAWTLPAGGNERTGYLDASKLKAPEEVNAKDEISEFFMFPNPIRGGIAKARFEVGAEAKSAVLELFDITGLCVFKQKMTDVAAGRNQFENLDLTALGSDVYTARLQVKFKSGKTKKKLYRVGVVR from the coding sequence ATGAAAAAGTTCTTGAATTTGTTTTTGCTGATGGCTTTTTTCCTGGCTCCTGCAGCTTTTGCTGTGGATACTCTGGAAGTATTTGCCATGCGCGTACAGTTTGCTAAGGAATCTCCTGATAACTCCTTGACTACGGGCTTGGGTATTTTTGATTCGGATTCTTCTCACAAGAAGGATTATAAGCTGGATCCTACAGGCCGTCGAGGCTCCGCTTCTTACTGGAAGAAACATTTTGAGTTTGCGAATTCCTATTTCAAGACCGCAAGCCATGGCAATCTGGTCATTAAGTACAGAATTTTCCCGGAAGGGGGCAGCAATGCCTATGAATTGAAAAAGCAGATTATTGACTACAATCGTACCAGTAAGCTGAAGGGTGAAAAAACGGCTGAGTTTGATGAAGCCCGCAGTCGTGACTATTTGCAGTTTGTGTATGACGCCGTTATGGCCGCTCATAAGCCGGGTGATTCCCCCTTTGAAATTCCTCTGTCCGAAAATCCTAATACCAAGCGTGCCTTCATGATTATTCATGCAGGTGCAAGTCGACTGGTTGATGGTGGTAGCATGGGTACAAACCATGCAGATACTCCTGCAGATTTCATGGATGTGTATATCAGCAGTGATGTGTGGGAATACTTGCCTACGGATCAGGACTTTGTGCCTACAGTCCAGGATACGGTCAAGGATAGAAATGGCAGGGATTCTGTTCGCACCGTTGCCAATGGCATTGTGTTGGAAGGTGCCACTATCGATACATTACGTTCAATCATGGTCGTGAGTGAAACTGCTTCCCAGGATGGTCTGAATTGGGGCGTCAACGGAATTTTAGTGAACCAGATTGCTCGCGAGTTGGGCTTGCCCAATACCTATGATGTGGTAAAGGGAATCTCCCGCCTGGGTTATTATGATTTGATGGACTTTGCCGGCTATAACGCCGGTAACGGTTTCTTGCCCGCTATGCCTGCAGCCTGGGAGCGCGCCTATATGGGATGGTCCAAGGTGAAGGAGGTCCGTCCCACGGCAGGAAAGGCGGTGACTGTCGATGTTGTGGCCGCCGGTAGTTCCGAAGAGGGTGTGGAAATCGTAAAGGTGCCCCTGAATGCATCGGAATACTTGCTCATTGAAAACCGTCAGCGTTCCTGGAATAAGGACGGTACGGTAAGTGTTACCACTGGAGAGTCCGATGATGGTGACGAAACGGACATGACCACGGTGCCGGTGGATAGTCTGCACTTGGTATTTGAGGATAGCGTTTGCGTAAAGGGCAAGTGCTCTGTAAATAAGAACAAGGCTAGTGGTATTATTCTGGATGTCAGTTCTTTCGATGCCGGTATTCCTGCTAGCGGCATTGTGGTATGGAAGGTCAATGAATGGTTCCTGAGGGAAAACCTGCAGTATGGTGTTGCCAACTTCTGGGGGGGCGATACTCTTCGTGATCACCAGTTTGGTATTTCCATGGTGGAATCCGATGGTGTGTTGAGTATTGGCAAAACATTCAAGAATGCTCTTGGCGAAGATACCTATGATTATGGTGCTGGTACGGATTTGCTTCCTCACCAGCGCATTGCGGATAGTTCAAGTTCCAAGAAGTATGACGTGGTGGATTTCATCGGTGCTACGGGTTATGCAAATACCATGACGACGCAAGGCGGTTACACAGGAATCAAAATTTCCGTGGCTGTTCCTGAAGATGCCCGAAAGGAAAAAACGTCCAATGCTTTCTTGGGTGATAGCGTGGTCAACTATGGCGCCTTGAAGCTCTCTGTTACCATTTCCATTGATGACGGTAGCATTGACGGTAGTCAGTTCCCTCGCGAAATTGGCCTGAATTCTGCTGTACGTGGAGCTGTGTTCGTGAATCATCCTGATCAGGATGGCGAAAAGATTGTTGTGGTTGGTGCGGAAGATGGAACTTTGCAGGCCTTTAGCGCCCTGGGCGATACCCTTTTTGATGCTGATTCTGTGGTCAAGAAGATTGAACTTTCCGATAAGAAGATGGAAAAGGACATTCCTCTGTATCGCGTTGCTCCTAGTTCCGGCTCCTTGAAGGGCTTGGTTAGCGATGGCAAATATGTGTATAGTCTCCATGATGGAAAGCTGGTTCGCACGAAGTTTGAAACGGGCCTTTCTTTGCAGGAAACTCTGGACTTGCCTAAGGGTGAAAAGTCTAGCCTAATGATTGTAAATGGCAAGCTCTGGTTTGGCATTGATGCGGATGTTTATTCTGTAAGCACGGAAAAGTTTGATAAGGTTTCCAAGGAAGTTTCAATTGCTGCGGGCCACGTTTCTGATTTGGCCTATTGTGGCTCCGGTGAAGGATTCTATGGTCTTGCAATTGCTAGCGATGATGGCCATGTAATCGCCTATGATACTAAGGAAAATTCCATCGGTGTAAATGTTAAGGATCCTGTGGTTCGCCTGGCCTGCACGGACTTGGATAGGGACGGGACTTCCGAGGTGGTTGCTGTAGGAAGCCGTGGAAATGTGGCTGCCATCAGCCGAAAAGACGGTAAGGTCCTGTGGACCAAAAACTATAAGCGCGGCGCTGCTGGTTCTAGCGGCCTTAAGGATGAAACTTCCGGAATTGCCCTGGGTGACATTAACAATGACGGTTATCCCGAAATCGTATTCCTGGGCGACAACCTGGTGTACGCCCTGGATCGCTTTGGCTTGCCGCTGTCTAGTTTCCCGGCTGTGATTAGCCGCGGATCTCCTGTTTACGGATTCTTTAGCGATCCCTTGATTGTGGATGTGACTGGCGATGATGTTCCCGAGATTCTTGTCTCCAGTAGCGATGGCCTGGTGTATGCCTTTACGGGCAAAGGCAAGCAGGTGACGGAGCAGTTCCCTCTTTCTGCGGGATGCTTTGAATATGCGGAAACCGTTTCCGATTTGCAGCCCATGAGCATTTTTGTGACGGACGCTGTTCCTAGCAAGAAATCCAAAGGACCTGAAATTTATGCACTCCATCGCAGTTCCTTGACCGCACTTCGCTTGCAGAAAGCTTCTGAAGACGCTTCTGAAAGTGCTGCAGCCTGGACTCTTCCCGCTGGCGGTAACGAACGTACGGGTTATCTGGACGCATCCAAACTGAAAGCCCCGGAAGAAGTGAATGCGAAGGATGAAATTTCCGAATTCTTCATGTTCCCTAATCCGATTCGCGGTGGCATTGCCAAGGCCCGCTTTGAGGTGGGTGCCGAAGCGAAGTCTGCTGTTCTCGAATTGTTCGATATTACCGGACTTTGCGTCTTCAAGCAAAAAATGACCGATGTCGCTGCGGGACGTAATCAGTTTGAAAACCTGGATCTGACAGCCCTAGGTTCTGATGTCTATACGGCTCGCCTGCAGGTAAAGTTCAAGTCCGGAAAGACCAAGAAGAAGCTGTATCGCGTGGGTGTGGTCCGCTGA
- a CDS encoding tetratricopeptide repeat protein, which translates to MLKARFLFVCLILAVFFLNACSSAPAKNGLALTSADSMAIAVAVAGQNKKLQPEVPQFPVNKDAAHEAFLHAQEAELRGDKALSAEYWQRAAEFDPYNRYLGFKIVEKLMAEGKDSLALVQAKWSNAQKGKITSSQLGLLARLYVREGLVDSCRKYFTAALDSSRNQDTGLLYDYSLFLEAIKDQKELVRVYDLLLPHVNYMPSLFQRQVSLLVDMQRDSAVIELFGKAHEVTGDKKQLSHLVEMLKYQRRFAEAYAIVDTLTGSTEFDDNMVLSMVQHYAQGSSDTAYNLLKKKYYEDGIHTPMVSNFLGHYEHMAGNNDSAKVHLKVGLNQVGGPQSYVLGAYQSLVSIAIAEENYNDAIKYAEALDSISGNSDLNVISLVYAMAHQYKKAYAKFDSLIAFWDNWKPMEDVVDSASMLKMIQTAELKKVEVRFWYGRILCTEAQDLEHEGPFDAATVARAEKNRTLANPYFEYVMQRAPGYQNVLYYYASNLERLKRTDESFGLFEELLKKGNLQGSDLVSALNYYGYSLIDLNRNEAEVVKGLELVTKALELDPNNEAIMDSKAWGLYRLGKFEESMALMLLLKDPGLQKDRVYWEHLAALQEALGKNADAAQSYKKLLKIKPNHPEALRFLKKKK; encoded by the coding sequence ATGCTGAAGGCTCGTTTTCTTTTCGTGTGCTTGATTCTTGCGGTGTTCTTTTTGAACGCCTGTAGTTCGGCGCCTGCAAAGAATGGCCTTGCTCTCACATCTGCGGATTCCATGGCTATTGCCGTTGCTGTGGCAGGCCAGAATAAAAAACTTCAGCCGGAAGTTCCTCAGTTCCCTGTCAACAAGGATGCTGCCCACGAGGCTTTTTTGCATGCGCAGGAAGCGGAGCTTCGTGGTGACAAGGCCTTGTCCGCTGAATATTGGCAGCGCGCTGCCGAATTTGATCCGTACAACCGTTATCTCGGTTTTAAAATCGTAGAAAAACTCATGGCCGAAGGTAAGGATTCCTTGGCCCTTGTTCAGGCGAAGTGGTCCAATGCCCAGAAGGGTAAGATCACTTCTTCTCAGTTGGGGTTGCTTGCTCGTCTTTACGTGCGTGAAGGCCTGGTGGATTCCTGCCGTAAGTACTTTACCGCGGCGCTGGATTCTTCCCGCAATCAGGATACGGGTCTGCTTTATGATTATAGCCTTTTCCTGGAAGCCATTAAGGACCAGAAGGAATTGGTTCGTGTCTATGACCTGCTGCTTCCTCATGTGAACTATATGCCGTCTCTTTTCCAGAGGCAGGTGTCCTTGCTGGTTGACATGCAAAGGGATTCCGCAGTGATTGAACTGTTTGGAAAGGCCCATGAAGTGACTGGGGACAAGAAGCAGCTTTCCCATCTGGTGGAAATGCTGAAATACCAGAGGCGATTTGCTGAGGCCTATGCCATTGTGGATACCTTGACGGGTTCTACGGAATTTGATGACAATATGGTTTTGAGCATGGTGCAGCACTATGCCCAGGGATCTTCCGATACGGCCTACAATTTGCTAAAGAAAAAGTATTATGAGGATGGGATCCATACGCCGATGGTTTCCAATTTCCTGGGTCATTATGAACATATGGCTGGCAATAACGATAGTGCCAAAGTTCATTTGAAGGTTGGCTTGAATCAGGTAGGCGGCCCCCAGAGTTATGTACTTGGAGCCTATCAGAGCCTGGTCAGCATCGCTATTGCAGAAGAGAATTATAATGACGCCATTAAGTATGCCGAAGCATTGGATTCCATTTCTGGAAATTCCGACCTGAATGTGATTTCCCTGGTTTACGCCATGGCTCATCAGTACAAGAAGGCTTATGCCAAGTTTGATTCTCTGATCGCTTTTTGGGATAATTGGAAGCCTATGGAAGATGTGGTTGATTCTGCTTCCATGCTGAAGATGATTCAGACTGCTGAACTGAAGAAGGTTGAAGTTCGTTTTTGGTATGGTCGAATCCTCTGCACTGAAGCTCAGGATTTGGAACATGAAGGTCCCTTTGATGCGGCGACTGTCGCCCGTGCCGAAAAGAACCGTACTCTGGCAAATCCGTATTTTGAATACGTGATGCAGCGGGCTCCTGGTTATCAAAATGTGTTGTATTATTACGCCTCCAACCTGGAAAGGTTAAAGCGTACAGATGAGTCCTTTGGCCTCTTTGAAGAATTGCTGAAGAAAGGCAATCTCCAGGGAAGCGATCTTGTGTCTGCCCTGAATTATTATGGTTATTCCTTGATCGATTTGAATAGGAATGAAGCCGAAGTGGTAAAAGGCTTGGAATTGGTGACGAAGGCTCTTGAATTGGATCCGAATAATGAAGCTATTATGGATTCCAAGGCATGGGGGCTTTATCGACTGGGTAAGTTTGAAGAGTCCATGGCCTTGATGCTTCTACTGAAGGATCCGGGCCTGCAGAAGGACCGTGTTTACTGGGAACATTTGGCCGCTCTCCAGGAAGCTTTAGGCAAGAACGCCGATGCAGCCCAGTCCTATAAGAAACTCCTGAAAATCAAGCCGAACCATCCGGAAGCCTTGCGGTTTCTGAAAAAGAAAAAGTAG
- a CDS encoding SUMF1/EgtB/PvdO family nonheme iron enzyme gives MNCFGGRTFLAWTASFLVAVLVACSTPTDSSVEENDDDVPGSVVTRPKSSSSVERSCSSEAPESSSAVAEDPMKVLESLVTLVNVPKQELNRDKTVMSVSSFSISRTEVTQVLYKTVMGELPDVLKIGDSIAVANVNWFEAVLFCNALSKRAGLDTAYVYEEIGQSRYLKNLTVNYDVKAVRLPTETEWEIACRGGTSTTYYWDVAVASKYAYYAQTKTNGPTEVGQYLPNAFGLYDMSGNVAEWTNDWYGDYPVRSTKDYRGPEEGERRVVRGGSWSDKAPALASAEREKKDPLYQSHMVGFRISITR, from the coding sequence ATGAACTGTTTTGGTGGAAGGACGTTTCTTGCATGGACTGCCTCGTTCCTTGTTGCAGTTCTTGTGGCATGCTCTACACCGACCGATAGCTCCGTGGAGGAGAATGACGACGATGTCCCTGGCTCAGTAGTGACCCGTCCAAAATCCTCCAGTAGCGTTGAACGGTCCTGTTCCAGCGAGGCTCCCGAATCTTCATCTGCTGTGGCAGAAGACCCAATGAAGGTGCTTGAATCTCTGGTGACTTTGGTAAATGTTCCTAAACAGGAACTGAACCGCGACAAGACGGTTATGTCCGTCAGTTCTTTTTCCATTTCCAGAACGGAGGTGACTCAGGTTCTTTATAAGACCGTCATGGGGGAACTTCCTGATGTGTTAAAAATAGGGGATAGCATCGCTGTCGCCAATGTGAATTGGTTCGAAGCGGTTTTATTCTGTAACGCCTTGTCAAAACGAGCTGGCTTGGATACTGCGTACGTCTATGAAGAGATTGGCCAGTCCCGCTACCTAAAAAATTTGACGGTGAATTACGATGTGAAGGCGGTGCGCCTGCCTACTGAAACGGAATGGGAAATCGCTTGCCGTGGAGGGACCTCCACGACCTATTACTGGGATGTGGCTGTTGCGTCCAAGTATGCTTATTACGCACAAACTAAGACTAACGGTCCTACGGAAGTGGGACAGTATCTGCCCAACGCTTTTGGATTGTACGATATGAGTGGCAATGTGGCGGAATGGACCAATGATTGGTATGGTGATTATCCTGTACGAAGTACCAAGGATTATAGGGGTCCTGAAGAAGGCGAACGTCGCGTTGTTCGAGGTGGAAGTTGGTCTGACAAGGCTCCTGCCTTGGCTTCGGCGGAACGAGAGAAAAAAGATCCGCTATATCAAAGTCATATGGTGGGCTTCCGTATATCCATTACGAGGTAA
- a CDS encoding MoxR family ATPase encodes MDIQELSEKIRQQSAFCQNLLREVEDTVIGQKGMVESILTGILADGHVLLEGLPGLAKTTAVKAFADAVSLDFKRIQFTPDLLPADLLGTTIYNAREAKFETRKGPLFTNLVLADEINRAPSKVQSALLEAMQERHITIGDETFKLDEPFLVLATQNPIEQEGTYPLPEAQVDRFLLKVKVSYPNKADEMRILDAVAGAGLRQPNAVATKEDILKARELVKQVYVDERVREYIVNLVLATRDPGSIKRADLVGFIEVGASPRASIGLAQAAKAHAFIQGRAYVTPEDVKAVAMEVLRHRIILSYEAEAEEITAETVVQKILDSVEVP; translated from the coding sequence ATGGATATTCAGGAACTTTCTGAAAAGATTCGTCAGCAGAGTGCTTTCTGCCAAAATTTGTTGCGTGAAGTGGAAGATACCGTCATTGGCCAGAAGGGCATGGTGGAAAGTATTTTGACCGGCATCTTGGCCGATGGCCATGTTCTTCTGGAAGGTCTTCCGGGCCTTGCAAAGACTACTGCGGTGAAGGCTTTTGCCGATGCTGTTTCCCTGGACTTTAAGCGTATCCAGTTTACCCCGGACCTTTTGCCGGCTGATTTGCTGGGTACCACCATCTATAACGCCCGCGAGGCAAAGTTCGAGACCCGCAAGGGCCCGCTGTTCACCAACCTGGTGCTGGCTGACGAAATCAACCGTGCGCCTTCCAAGGTACAGAGCGCCCTCTTGGAAGCTATGCAGGAACGTCATATCACTATCGGTGACGAAACCTTTAAGCTGGACGAACCTTTCCTGGTGCTTGCAACCCAGAACCCCATCGAGCAGGAAGGTACCTACCCGCTGCCTGAAGCCCAGGTGGACCGTTTCCTCTTGAAGGTGAAGGTTAGTTACCCCAACAAGGCCGACGAAATGCGCATTCTTGACGCTGTGGCCGGTGCTGGCCTTCGTCAGCCCAATGCTGTGGCTACCAAGGAAGATATCTTGAAGGCTCGTGAACTTGTTAAGCAGGTCTACGTGGACGAACGCGTTCGCGAATATATCGTGAACCTGGTGCTGGCCACCCGCGATCCGGGCAGCATCAAGCGCGCCGACTTGGTGGGCTTTATCGAAGTGGGTGCGTCTCCCCGAGCCTCCATCGGTCTTGCCCAGGCTGCTAAGGCCCACGCATTTATCCAGGGCCGCGCCTACGTTACCCCGGAAGATGTGAAGGCTGTTGCCATGGAAGTGCTGCGTCACCGTATCATCCTGAGCTACGAAGCTGAAGCCGAGGAAATCACCGCAGAAACTGTGGTCCAGAAGATCCTGGATTCCGTGGAAGTGCCGTAA
- a CDS encoding Crp/Fnr family transcriptional regulator produces the protein MDNNVVGLLKGVELFSELNEDQLAMLANLVVVQNFNRDETVVLEGDSSMQALYLIASGSVQVYMTGMDGRETILSFLERGDFFGEMSLIDGEPRSASVRTVTDAQMMIIHRESFIQLLRQTPEISMALLSEMSKRLRKANKQIGSLSTMSVSGRVAGTLLNLMEERGVRIHTDNGSMVTVIHNRPTQQQLADMSGTTRETVSRICSMLVKAGAIAMTGKDIVIFDENVLQEKATKG, from the coding sequence ATGGACAATAACGTTGTTGGTTTGTTGAAGGGTGTTGAACTCTTTTCTGAATTGAACGAGGATCAGCTGGCTATGCTGGCTAACCTGGTTGTTGTCCAAAACTTCAACCGTGATGAAACTGTGGTGCTTGAAGGTGACAGTTCCATGCAGGCTCTGTACCTGATTGCTTCCGGTTCCGTCCAGGTCTATATGACTGGTATGGATGGTCGTGAGACCATCCTCTCTTTCCTGGAACGTGGCGACTTCTTCGGTGAAATGTCCCTGATCGACGGCGAACCTAGGTCCGCCTCCGTTCGTACGGTGACCGATGCTCAGATGATGATTATTCATCGAGAATCCTTCATCCAGTTGCTTCGCCAGACTCCGGAAATTTCCATGGCTCTCTTGAGCGAGATGAGCAAGCGTTTGCGTAAGGCAAACAAACAGATTGGTTCCTTGTCCACTATGTCCGTCAGCGGCCGTGTGGCTGGTACTCTTCTGAACTTGATGGAAGAACGTGGTGTTCGTATCCATACGGATAACGGTTCCATGGTGACGGTGATTCACAATCGTCCTACTCAGCAGCAGTTGGCTGATATGTCCGGTACTACCCGCGAAACGGTGAGCCGTATTTGCTCCATGCTGGTAAAGGCTGGTGCCATTGCCATGACGGGTAAGGATATCGTTATTTTCGACGAAAACGTACTGCAGGAAAAGGCCACCAAGGGTTAG